The DNA window GAGTCGCCGCGGCACCTGGGGGGCAGCCGAGCTCCACACGCAGCGGGGACACACCGTGAGGCCTCTGCTTTCTCCCGGCTGCAGCCACCGTGTTCCTGGAGTTGTGGAAGCGGGAGCGAGCCCGTGTGGTCCTGCAGTGGGACCTGTACGGGTGGGACGAGGACCAGGTGAGGCTGAGCCAGGTGACCAGGTCCAGGGTCCACACGAGTCTGCTGTGTCTGAGGGGGTCCCCATGTATGAGGCGCGGTTCCCGTGGGTGAGGGATCCCGTGTCTCAGGCGTGTCCGGTGCCGTCCACAGGAGGAAATGGCGCTGGGGCTCATTGCCTGCCCTGACTACCAGCCCCGGCTGCACCAGCACTCCTACATGCGGAGTACCGTCATCCTGCTGCTGTCTCTGTTGATGGTACTCCTGGGGCGCCCCCGGTGGGGCTGGAGAGCAGGTGGGGCAGCCCCCTGAGGCCTACCCATCCTGGCCTCCCCGACCCCCGCCAGATCTGCCTGATGATAGGCATGGCCCACGTCCTGGTGATCTACCGCGTCCTGGCCGCTGCCCTTTTCAGCTCCGCCTTCCCCTTCCTGGGGGAGCAGGTGACCACGGCCGTGGTGGTGACCGGGGCCCTGGTTCACTACGTGAGCATCCTCGTCATGACCAAGGTAGGGGTCGGCGCAGGGCGAGGGCGCCGGTGGGGGTGAGGGTCTGCTGAGGTCCGAGGTGAGCCCTCCGTCTCCCCTCCCACAGATCAACAAATACGTGGCACTGAAGCTTTGCGACTTTGGTGAGAGGAGGGCCCCCCTGAGCCCCTCTCTGGCTACTGGAGGGAGGATTCAGGGTGGGGATCTtggagccctggggtgggggaagggggcccATGAGAGGGCAGGGGCTCGCACCTGGGAGACAGGTGGGGGCCGCAGGTGTCCCTGAATTGTCAGGATAGGGACAGGCTGGGCGTGGGCTGTCATCGGGgtgaaggatgggggagggacgGCCCCACATCTCATTCCAGAGAAGCCCAGGACCTTCTCAGAGCGAGAGAGCAAGTTCACCATCAAGTTCTTCACTCTACAGTTCTTTGCTCACTTCTCCTCCCTTATCTACATTGCCTTCATCCTGGGCAGGTAAGGGGCACCTGCTCCCACATGCCTCCCTCTAACTCCTTTCTCTCCACCTTGAAAATGGAaatacctctcctttttcatttttaaaataaatcatgctCAGAACACGTGGAAACCCAGTATAGAAATATGTGAAGGAAGCCCACAGCAAACCCGCAACTGTCCAATCGTTGTCCTCAGAGATGACACTGTAACTGCTTGTTGGGTcttcccaaacttttttttttttttttttttttaatttttatttattaatttatttatttttggctgtgttgggtcttcgtttctgtgcgagggctttctctagttgcggcaagtggcgggggtcactcttcatcgcggtgcgcgggcctctcactatcgcggcccctcttgttgcggagcacaggctccagatgcgcaggctcagtagttgtggctcacgggcctagttgctccgtggcatgtgggatcttcccagaccagggcccgaacccgtgtcccctgcattggcaggcggattctcaaccactgcgctaccagggaagcccattcccAAACTTTTTTACACATTTAAGTCCACACACACGCACCTATTGACATGCACGATTTTGTCGTGTAAATAACTGTATCTGCCTTACCCTGAAAACATACTGTGGGCATCTTCCATGTCTGCATGGGTGGTGAGgctttgtttttaaaaccatACTATGAGCATTCTTTTGTGGGATGTCCTTGAATTTATTTAACCACTTCAGCTGGTGGATATTCGGGTTAATTCCAGTTTTGAggtttataaataaagctgcagtgGGCATCCCATGTAACACACATGCGCACACTTGCCCTCACCTTCCTAATTAATGAACATTTTTCGTTCAATCAACatatcttttcttgtcttttctgaagaaaataattccTCTATGTGTTCTCTGTGTTTGTTCAAATGTTGTAAGTTACACACATACTGCcaattaatcccaaactctctagcagaacttcatttatttatttatttatttgcaaaatttatttattcatttatttatttatttttggctgcgttgggtcttcaatgctgcgtgcgggctttctccagttgtggcgagtgggggctactcttcgttgaggtgcgcgggcttctcatttctcattgcggcggcttctcttgttgctgagcacgggctctaggcgcgcgggcttcagtagttgcggcacacgggctcggtagttgtggctcgcgggctctagagcgtaagctcagtagttgtggcgcatgggcttagttgctccacggcaagtgggatcttcccggaccagggctcgaacccgtgtccccggcactggcaggccgatttttaaccactgtgctaccagggaagtccctctagaaGAACTTTAGAAGAAACCAACTCCTGCCAGTATGTTCAAAGACATCATGAGGTCCTTGGACATGCCCTCGTGGCATCTGTCCCCTTCTCTTGGGGCTGTGCTTGGCCCTTGCATCCTGGGAAGGCCCTTACTCTCTGCCGTGTAGGATCCCAAGTTTTCCAGCGGCTTCCTGTGAAAGGGCACATGGGAAATCATATGTGCTGAGTTTCCTCTTTATTGGGGGCCTGACTGAGCGTCTACTGGGGAAAGAATTCTAAGTTGGATATGGTTTTCCTCAGACTTCCGGAGGATATTTTGGTTTCCGGCTTCCAGTGTTCTGTCCACAAGTCTGGCGTTGATGTTCTTCCGACTCTCTGTGCGTCTTCTCACTGTCCCCCATCTTCTGAAATTTCTCAGCCGTGTGACTTGGTGGGTCTTTTTCATTCGACATGCTTTGGGAATTCACATCTCTCTCCTCCACACGCCaactttcctctctctgctggATGCTTTCCACCATCACGCAAACATGCTGTCACAGTTCTTTCCGCAAGTCTTCTCACCGGCGTATCCGGTTTCTGGTTCTCCCGCCTCGCGCCTCTCCCTCCCTGGTACTCTCGCTGCCTCCTGGCGCTGACCTTTGCTCTCCTGCTGACCTCGGAACGTCGCCTGGCCCAGAGCCCTGGTCCCTCAGACTCCGCTCTTCCCTTGCTCCCCCTGCATAGCCGTCGCCACCCAGGACGTGCCGCacatttatttgttcactgtCTCTCTCAGAAATGGCAGCTCCCCAGGGCGGAGAGTAGGGCGCTTGTCCTTTGCTGAATGCTCAGCTCCTGCAGCCGGCCAGGCAGAATCAATGCTGGTCAAATGGAAAGAGATTACCGGGTACTCACTGGGCCTGGAGCCTCAGGGCCTTCGGTTCTGAGAGATTTTCTCATGTATCTGAAAGCCTCCTGCTTcggctccctctcctcccttctgaGGAATTCTTTTTGTTTGGAAATTGGACCTTCTGAATTGATCATCTACTTTTCTTcgcttttttttctcccattcttgttCCAGTTTCTTGGAGTTTTTCTCAGCTGTTTTCCAGCCCTTCTACTGAACGTTCTGCTTCCGCTTATGTTCTTAATCTCAGAGCACTCCTGTTGACATTTGCAGATTCTTCACAGCCTCCTCTTCATGTCACCTGGACACCAGGGCTTTTCTTGTCTGAGGATGtggcctctttttttcccttctactctggcatttcttctgttcctttcgaGTTTCTTTTATGCTCTTTCTTTGATTGGTCTCTGATTCTGATGTTAGAGACACCCCCCGCTTAGATGTCTTTTATTCTTGGCCACCTGTCTGTAATTGAGGAAGGCATGTGCCAGTGGCTTTGCTCTGGGCCACGTGTCTCCTGTCGGGACCTCTTGCTGTGTCCGTTCCTGAAGGGGAATCCCTGGTCTCCTGCCTGGAGGCAGAAGGATGACCGTCAGTATGCTGGGAGCCCAGCTGGGGAAGGGACAGTGTGGGGTCTCAGTGTCCACTGGCCCAACCCTGCGATCTGAATCTTTGGTTGTTCAGCCCCCTAGAAATGTCTTTgtcttcttgtgtgtgtgtgtgttgtggggggGGGAGGATTAGGGGTTGGATAGGAGACCCAGGGGTGCAGCCGGGCCTGCATCCCATCCAGTGGGTGCCCCCAAGCTACCAGAGGTGCCCAAGCCCTGAGGTGTTCCAGGCTCTTGGGCAGGGTTGCGTTGCTGTTCAGACGTCCGCCCTGCAGGCTTAGATCCAGCTTGATGTCTCGAGTGGGCTGCAGGCCTCTCCAGTTCCCTTCCGTCTCCGAGGTGATGCCTGGCAGGGGGTGTGAGCAGTTAGCCATTTTATCTGGGAGTCGGCAGTGCACATTTAAACTGAGAGACATTGCTAAAGCACCCTCCAAAAACACTGTGCTGACGCACAAAGCCACGCACTGTGTACGTGACTGCACACTCCATGTTGGTCTGATGAACAAAGACTTTTCATCCTTAAAGTTGCGTTATTAAAACCTATTAGTGAGAATCCAGCATCTTTCCAGATATTTTTTGGccattaaatttcttttcctataagTTGTTCACATCATCTGAGCATTTTTATAACATCAAGGTTAAGTGGATTCTCTTCTGACTCTATCAGTTTCTTAAAATCATGTCATATTTTACTTTGCTTCTTATTTGACCATTTCTTTGTTGTAcagctctttatttttcctgttgtttttaattgccttttttttcccccttgcatGTCTTTATCTTGTCAAGGTTACCCAGCCTCTCCATGTCAAACTGTCTATTGCATGGAGTCTCTTTTCTCCCAGAGACCCTCTATTCTCCCCACACTGGGCTGCTGGCTGCCCGTGCCTCCTGCATACCTGTCTTCCTGGGACTTCAATCTGCTGCTTTCCTGGGTTAGGACCATCATTTCCTGGACTCCCAAGCCtccttctttcttgatttttgctttcatttattctgAGAAGGTATATCAGAGAGGTAAACTCTCTGAATTCATGTATGTCTAAAGGTGTCATGTTCTACTGTTGCACAAGATAGACATGGCTGGGTATAGAAATCTAACTTCAAAACAATTTTCCCTTCTAGAACTTTAAAGACATTGCTCCGTTGTCTTTGAACATGCAAAATGGATGATAAGAAGTGTGCAGAAaatctgatttttgtttcttcccagTTGACCTAGAAGCTTTAGGATCTTCTCTTTAAACAGGGGAACAATCTAGGGTGGGTCTTTTCTTCATGCACCGTGCTGGGTAATTGTTGGCACCTTCCAGTGAAAAAACCCACGTCCTACTTAGGCTcactacatcttctttttttccttaggttgtttttttttttttttaattgttattggagtgtggttgctttacaatgttgtgttagcctccactgcacaacagaatgaatcagccGTACACATACAGAtacccctcccttttggacttccctcacatttaggtcaccacagtgcattaggtagagttccctgtgctatacagtatgttcccatcagctgtctattttatacatagtgtcaataatgtatatgtgtcagtccAAGTcgcccaattcctcccaccccacccctttccctcttgatatccacacatttgttctctacgtgtgtgtctctgtttctgctttgcatataagatcatctataccatttttctagattccacatatatgcattattatatgatatttttctctttctgacttacttcactctgtatgccactctctaggtccatccacgtctccacaaatgaccgcatttcattcctttttatggctgagtacttttccattgtatatatgtaccacatcttctttatccattcctctgttgatggacatttaggttgcttccatgtcctggctattgtaaatagtgctgctgtgaacattggggttcatgtgtttttttgaattatggttttctctgggtgtatgcccagtagtgggattgttggttcaggtggtagttctatttttagttttttgggttttttttccttaggtttttaaaaatatttttttcccctctgctctcTATGGAACGCCTGGTCCTCTTGGgtttcttatctttttctctcataCATTCCATCTCTGTGTCTTTACATTCCACATCTGGAGAGATTTCCTTCACtttgtctttttgccttttttttttttaatgtttatttatttatttatttggctgcaccgggtcttagttgtggcacgtgggatctttagttgtggcatgtgaactcttagttgtggcatgtgggatctagttccctgaccagggatctaacccaggccccctgcatcgggaatgcggagtcttagccactggaccaacagggaagtccctgttttctttttttaagtttaacaGTTAAAGTCTTAATTTCCAAGAgggtttttatttgctttatccttttttttttttatagtgtccTTTTCTTGTTTCCATAGATACAGTACTTTCTTGAGGATAtcaatgttcttttttccccttaagttcTCATCTGTTTCCTCATTATCTCATTTCCTAAAGGGTCCATCTTCCTGTTCCTTTATCATAGTCCTTCTCTTTTGTACAGCTGGTTTTCCTCTTGACTGAAGATTTGTAGCTGTCCGTTCATACTGAATAACGAAGGACTGAGTTGGTTTTCCCTGGCAGGATGGGATATGTCTTTATAATAACTCACGTCTACTGACATTCACCCATTCTGTCCTAAGGGCCTCACATTCATCAGCTCTAATCTGCACAACAGCCCTATGGGGTAGGGACTCTCtaaaccccatttcacagatgagtagactgaggcacagaaaggttaagaaactaGCTCAGGGTCGTACAGTCAGCAGGTGGTGGGGCAGATAGAAGCCTGAGTCTGGCGCCTTCTGTGTACTGCCCCTGCATGTGGCATCCCTGGGAAAAGAAGGCAAAAGCCTATGCAGTCACTCGTGTTTCTCTGGAGGTGGTTTCTTTTTTGTCACGAAGGTTATCAGTGTGTCTCTTTATAGTTCCTGTTTTTCATGCCGTGCTCAAAAAGGCCTCCCCTCCTCAACATTAAAAACATGTTCAGCTGTGATTTCCCTTAGATGCTTATGGtttcaacattttaaacatttaaatctttgattcaCAAGGAATTTGTTTTGCTGCAGGCAGCAAAGGAGGGAAgcctgttttgttgttttccaaATGACAGCCAGTTGTCCCCAAACCATTTGTTGACTgttccatcaccaccaccacccttctGTCACACACCAAGTTCCATCATTCACTTGAATATTTTGGTGTTTCGTGGATTCTGATAATTTTAGTCTAGTACCTTTCTGTGTAATTATTACTGTTATGCTTTCCTGTCAGATAGGTCTAgcattaattttctcttctttttcacttttccttttttgtagttatttacatgtttattctTCTAGgtgaactttaaaataatgtttgccAAACTCCATCAAAATTCTGTGGGATTTAGCTTAGGATTGCAGTGAAATTATACATTCttttagggagaattgacatagatactgtattaattttctattgctgaccacaacttagtggctttaaacaacacacATTATATACAGTTCTCGAGGCCAGGAGTCCAAAacgggtctcactgggctaaaatcaaggggtcagcagggctgtgttctgtCTGCAGGCCCTCGGGGAGAGTCCATACTCTTgcttttttcagcttctagaggttgcCTGGCCCCCTTCCTCCTGTGTCTGCAAAGCCAGTGGTGTCAGGCTGAGTCCTTCTCATCCTGCCATCTTTCTGGCTCTCCCTCTCACTCATTTAAGGACTCTGGTGATTACAATGGGcacacccagataatccaggattatctcattttaaggtcagctgattagcaaccttaatacCAGCTGCCATGTCAGatagcatattcacaggttccaggaagtAGGATGTGGTATCCTTGGGGGCCTGTCATTCCGTCTGTCACAAAAATACAAGCCTAAGTTTTTCTATCGAAGAACAAGCTCTCTCTATTCCAGTCTTGTTTTAATGTTCTTTAGctgtgttatagttttcttcttATGGGTCCCCCAGATTTCCTGTGAATTTCActctattttatagtttttgctgCTATGTGCGACAGATATTTCCTCCTGCTACATTTCTCAGTGGTTTTGTTGCATCTAGGAAAGCAAAAGGGAGTTGAGCTTGATATCAATTTTATATCCACTCTGAGCATTTTTCAGTAGATTTATCTGCCCAATCGTTCAGTTGATTTATTTTGGCTTCCCAGATATATCATCGTGTTTTCTACGACAAGTTTTTCCTTTGCAGCGTTACACTATGCTGGAATAGCAGCTGTCATGAACCGTAACAGGAGCGCTTGCAGGATTTCAGCATTGAGCATTAGCCCAACATTTGGTTTAATATACCTTTTTAATCATGGAAATCAGGCGATTTAAGCACAAAGTAGCCCTGTGTGCACAGTTACCATGGGGAGAACAGCTGAGAGGTCCCCTGCCGTCCTGCGCGCCCGCAGGCCTGTCTGGGTGCAAACGGTGCGTCCAGCACCCAGCCTCTGCTCACCTGCGGGGCgggtctccttccttcccctccaggcCCCACTGCTCCCCGACTCccactcctgtcctgccccctctCTCAGCCTCGCTGCCCTTCCCAGGATCAACGGTAACCCCGGGAAGTCCGTGCGCCTGGCAGGGCTGTGGAAGCTGGAGGAGGTCAGTCTGTCCGGAGGCCTTACTGCCCTCTTCCTGAACTGCCCCAACCCCCTGGTCAGCCCCAGGCCCCGTGCCTGACCTCCCGCCCTTGCCCCCGCAGTGCCATCTCAGCGGCTGCATGATGGACCTGTTCGTGCAGATGGCCATCATCATGGGTCTGAAACAAACGCTCAGCAACTGCATGGAGTACCTGGGCCCGTGAGCACCACCCTCCCTCCCGGGGCGCCACCCTCACCGCAGGACCCCACCTCCCAGAGCCAGCGGTCCCGAGGGGCCCTCAgcccccctccccgtgccccaCCCGCTCCTCCTCGCCCGCAGGTGGCTGGCCCACAAGTGTCGCTCGATGCGAGCCACGTCCCAGGACCCCGAGCTGAGGCACTGGCAGCGCAACTACCGCCTGAACCCGGTCAACACCTTCAGCCTGTTCGGCGAGTTCATGGAGATGAGtacgcggggcggggccgggggccgcTGGGCGGAGGGGCGGCGCCGCGCGGGGGCCCACGGTGACGACCCGCACCCCCAGTGATCCAGTACGGCTTCACCACCGTCTTCGTGGCCGCCTTCCCGCTCGCCCCGCTGCTGGCGCTCTTCAGCAACCTCGCGGAGATCCGCCTGGACGCCATCAAGATGGTCCGGCTGCAGCGGCGCCTGGTGCCCCGCAAGGCCAAGGACATCGGTCAGGGGCCCGACGGGGCGGCCGGAGGGCGGGCGCTCCAGCCAGGGGACGGGAGCGGCGAGGCGCGCTGGGGCCACGCCAGTCCCCTTGAAACCACCGCTCTAAGCCATGGGGGCAGGGCTCAGGCCCCAGGAAGAGGCGGGGCTGGCAGGCACCTCGCCGGCCGCTCCGCCCCCAGGGGTCCCACTGAAGGGCCAGCAGCCGCCCTGCGGGGGCCGTGCGCAACGGCTTGACTCTCAGGGAGCTGAGGGAGAGGGGTCCGGCAGCTGGGGGCAGGCACTGAGAGCCGGCGGCCTTAGTCACCTAGACTGGCCTTGCTGAGGTGCACGGGGGTCAGGGATGCAGCGAGGAGATGCGGTGTTGGACACAGGCAGTGGGAGAGAGAAGTGTGAGGGAGGCCTCAGTCTTGGGACCAGGTTAAGGGGGTCTGCCCTGCGGAGGGGACCCAGGAGGTGGAGCAGGCCTGGGGGCAGCTGAAAGGTTCAGGCATAAGATGGGGGGGCGGAGACCTGAGCCCCTCCCTGTCCATGTCAAGAAGAGGGGTGCAGGAGAGCGGAGGCCGCTGTCTGTTGGCCTTGGCCCAGGTCTTCCTCATCAGGGACCTGGCCCTGCGGCTGCCACGAGCAGAGGCATGATGAGGCCCTTGACCATCCAGGCTCCCAGCTTCGGGGGATCaacagaggcggggggtggggggtggggcggggagacAGTGTAGGCCTCACCCCCTGCCGTGGCCCAGGGACCTGGCTGCAGGTGCTGGAGATAATCGGTGTGCTGGCGGTCATTGCCAACGGGATGGTCATCGCCTTCACATCTGAGTTCATCCCCCGAGTGGTGTACAAGTACCGCTATGGCCCGTGCCGACAGGGGGCCCACCCTGCAGTCGAGTAAGGGGACACCGCCACACAGCCCCTGGGGGAGCCTCAAACTGTCCAGAGACCCTTGGGAAACTGGCCCAACTATGGCCCAGCCCCAGGGGACCCCAGGGAAGGGCATGATGCTAACAGTATTGCCTGGGGTGGGCTGCCCTCCCGCAGCAACCTGCAGACCTTGGGTGGACCCCGGGAGTGCTGACTGGGACCCCAGTAGGGGATTAACGTCCCAGAACCAGCTGTTTTCTGAGCAAGTGATACTGGAATGGCTCCCCTTCCAAAGGCAGACCCTTAGTGGTCTGCATGCTGTCCTCATCCACTTCCTCCAGCCCTGCAGGGGGGGTAGGTCTCCAGGGGTCTCCCCCAGGAAGGCTGGCAAGGAAGCCTCGGCCCCTGGCAAGGAAGGCAGGTGGTGGCACCTGCAAGTCCCTTCAGCCTCCCCCAGGGGCCCCTCTCCCATGTACAGAGATGAAGGAGGGGGTCTGCACTGTGGCCCACCCTGATGGCCCCCACCAGGCAGGGGTCGGTTCCAAGCCAGCACCCCAGAAGCCTGAAGGGACCACACCAaactcctctccccctccccccagctgccTCACGGGCTACGTCAACCACAGCCTGTCCGTGTTCTACACCAAGGACTTCCAGAATCCTGTCGAAATAGAGGGCTCAGAGAATGTGACCGAGTGCAGGTTTGGACCCCCATCCCCTGTGAGCACCCTCTGAACTCCTGACCCCTGACCTCAGATGCTCCCCACCCCAGGTACCGGGACTATGGCGCCGCTCAGAACTCCAACTTCACTGAGCAGTCTTGGTTCCTCCTGGCCATCCGCCTGGCCTTCCTCATCCTCTTCGAGGTGAGCCAACACTGGGCACAGGCCCCAGGGCGGGGCAGCTCTCTCCagccctccctgggcccctgccCCCTAAAGTCCCTGCTCAGCGCACCTTCATCTCCCCACTccgcccctcctcccagcacgTGGCCTTATGCGTCAAGCTCATTGCTGCCTGGTTTGTGCCTGATGTGCCTCAGTCGGTGAAGAATGAAGTCCTGAAGAAGAAGCACCAGAGACTTGGGGAGGCGGGGCTGccggggcctggggtggggcctggcccTGAGTCCCGAAGTACCAGAGACTCCGGCCCGAGAGCACAGACGTGGAGCGGGCCCAGAGCCGGTCAAGAGGCCAAGACGCagagctgctgccaccaccacccaccccagccctggctgtgtgtgtgtgtgggcgggcTTTAAGAAGACCCGCGTATATGTGGGGGTCCTGGGAGCCCCTGTatgtttggggtgtctgtgagctgcACACCTGCCCATGGTCTGTGACGCCTGTTCCACCTGTGACGGCTCAGGCTTGGTACTGCCTGACTTGAACTCTGAGTGACCCCTGCCACCCAGAGaactggggcgggggtggggggggagggggtcttCTCATGCCGTCTCGACAGGAAAACTGGCCCAGTTTCCTGGGCCCCAgatcctgccccaccccactggCTCCCCTCAACCAGCAGAGTTTTCTCTAATAAAACTgctttgtgttaatttctgggctTCTGGCCGATTACGTCTGCCCTCAGGGCTggctgggaaactgaggccgtGATGGGGAAACGCCCGGAATGTGGTAGCCTCCGCCCTCCTCTGGTTTTCCGTGGGCTTCCAAGTGCGGGGTGCCTTACAGAGGTCTTACCCTCCCTGCACCTATAGGGTTTAGGAGCGGGAGTCAAGGCAGGCTTCCTAGAGGAAGACAAAGAGcttgggaggaggggcagaaccGCACCAGGTGCTCCTGGGGACGGTGGAATTTCCGAGGAGTTCCTGGGGCACCGAGACTCTCCGGGCTGGTCGGGCCGGTTTGGCCTCTGCCCCCAGGCGCGGCGGCCGCGGCTCCAGGGGGCCGAGCGCAGGACCGTCTTGAACACCAGCCTGAGGCTCGAAGCAGGACAGTTGGGTCCGCCCTCGCCCCGGCTGCTGGGCGGGGCTGCACCTGCCACCGTCGCTGGGGCTGTCGCCGCTGCGCACCTGGCCCAGGTGAGCCGCTCCACCCTCGCGGCCGCGCAAGCCCCGGGTCTTGGCAGCAGGTGAGTGGCCATCGCGGCTCCTACCTGCGGAGGTGAGTGGAGGTCACCGGCTCCCGGGAGCCAGAACCGGGCCTGGAGCTTGGGGGGCCGAGGCGCCCTTTGCCCCGGGGAGCCTCTGGGCCGTGGCGGGTGCGGCTCCGCAGGAAGCGCCTCGGAGCCGAGCCCACTGCCCGCGTCGCCCGAGCTCACCCTCGTTCCGGCCCCTCCGGCCTTGCGGGGGCAAGGGCCGCTCTTCCCGCTCCGCCCGACTTGGCCCTCGgccaggagagggaagaggcgCGC is part of the Balaenoptera musculus isolate JJ_BM4_2016_0621 chromosome 8, mBalMus1.pri.v3, whole genome shotgun sequence genome and encodes:
- the ANO9 gene encoding anoctamin-9 isoform X3, which gives rise to MRVSLLRGHAHPDGVRAEAPPAGPAPHLGEESLRILVGTEGDSLLLTDINTTETEASEPWDYVLVADRCTQRNPRQVQRQQQFLEELERKGFCYKAREDQEKVFFGIRADNRVFDRYRRLLMEPEATTPRGELAGPTSIPATTRIRIVNFVLNSKMAAGDTLQDLVKDGVFEAGFPLHKGEEDLKKKWARWRNMFQQQPIGDIRNYFGEKVALYFAWLGWYTYMLVPAAVVGLIIFLSGFAHFEASQISREICEAHDVYMCPRGDHNPRYQRLSETCAFAKLTHLFDNEGTVLFAMFMALWATVFLELWKRERARVVLQWDLYGWDEDQEEMALGLIACPDYQPRLHQHSYMRSTVILLLSLLMICLMIGMAHVLVIYRVLAAALFSSAFPFLGEQVTTAVVVTGALVHYVSILVMTKINKYVALKLCDFEKPRTFSERESKFTIKFFTLQFFAHFSSLIYIAFILGRINGNPGKSVRLAGLWKLEECHLSGCMMDLFVQMAIIMGLKQTLSNCMEYLGPWLAHKCRSMRATSQDPELRHWQRNYRLNPVNTFSLFGEFMEMMIQYGFTTVFVAAFPLAPLLALFSNLAEIRLDAIKMVRLQRRLVPRKAKDIGTWLQVLEIIGVLAVIANGMVIAFTSEFIPRVVYKYRYGPCRQGAHPAVDCLTGYVNHSLSVFYTKDFQNPVEIEGSENVTECRYRDYGAAQNSNFTEQSWFLLAIRLAFLILFEHVALCVKLIAAWFVPDVPQSVKNEVLKKKHQRLGEAGLPGPGVGPGPESRSTRDSGPRAQTWSGPRAGQEAKTQSCCHHHPPQPWLCVCVGGL